A stretch of Lactuca sativa cultivar Salinas chromosome 6, Lsat_Salinas_v11, whole genome shotgun sequence DNA encodes these proteins:
- the LOC111889644 gene encoding uncharacterized protein LOC111889644, whose protein sequence is MVKNYAIKREDTCMMEAYEVKMKSRKGRRPSMASLIVSLIVVIVSLSYPLPITAELKPYEPFNHPIHAKPPPPPPKSPPPPPSSNLFSLPLPPLFPGTPKSPSPPKSPSPPPPKGKQKKKSSSPPKEKGKKKKKKKGKEKSPPPPKEDEKEKSPPPPEEKEESPPPPEETEKSPPPPEETEKSPPPPMGNEKSPPPPKTGPDLPIKIPNPPIALPKLPGLPTVPSPPQSPPPTPSLSIKGIIFPPAAPILPPLVPGLAPGLPPLPLPDPIPKPPPGVLPPPVPGLAPGLPPLPLPDPVPKPPPVIHGKSPPSPPKSPPPTRPLSIHIPILPHVPPILPPPVPGLAPGLPPLPLPNPIPKPPPGSLPPPVPGVAPGLPPLPLPDLKPKPPPSSPPPESPPLTSSFSIQGAILPHIPPVLPPPVPGLAPGLPPLPLPDPIPKPPPGTLPPPVPGLAPGLPPLPLPDLKPKPPPSSPPPESPPLTSSLSIQGAILPHIPPILPPPVPGLAPGLPPLPLPDPIPKPPPGALPPPVPGLAPGLPPLPLPDLKPKPPPSSPPPESPPSTPPLSSHGPIFPHIPPILPPPVPGLAPGLPPLPLPDPIPKPPPGALPPPVPGLAPGLPPLPLPDLKPKPPPSSPPPESSPPTPPLSIHGPILPHIPPILPPPVPGLAPGLPPLPLPDLKPKPPPSSPPPESPPLTSSLSIQGAILPHKPPVLPPPVPGLAPGLPPLPLPDPIPKPPPGTLPPPVPGAAPGLPPLPLPDLKPKPPPSSSPPESPPSTRSLSIQGVIFPHVPPILPPPVPGLAPGLPPLLLPDPIPKPPPGALPPPVPGAAPGLPPLPLPDPIPKPPPGGSPSSPPPPTQYIYGNSLPKPLNSSAPPKYIHATSPPSSPKSHPPPQTFHGIIDPLPAPPLPLMPPPVPLPPPAPGLAPGLPPLPVPDPKLPKPPPLPVPDPKLPQPPPLPIPDPKLPQPPPLPIPDPKLPNPPPLPIPKPPLYVHGK, encoded by the coding sequence ATGGTGAAAAACTACGCTATAAAGAGGGAAGATACATGCATGATGGAAGCATATGAAGTCAAAATGAAATCAAGAAAAGGGAGGAGGCCTTCAATGGCCTCTCTCATTGTATCTCTTATTGTAGTAATAGTTTCTTTAAGCTATCCTTTACCAATAACCGCAGAATTGAAACCATATGAGCCATTTAACCATCCCATCCACGCTAAGCCGCCACCGCCACCTCCAAagtctcctcctcctcctccatcaTCCAACCTCTTTAGTTTACCATTACCGCCACTTTTTCCAGGAACTCCTAAGTCGCCTTCCCCTCCTAAGTCACCCTCTCCCCCACCACCTAAGGGAAAGCAAAAGAAAAAGTCGTCGTCACCTCCCAAGGAAAagggaaagaaaaagaaaaagaaaaagggaaAGGAAAAATCGCCACCGCCTCCCAAagaagacgaaaaggaaaagtcacCCCCACCTCCTGAGGAAAAAGAAGAGTCACCCCCACCTCCTGAGGAAACAGAAAAGTCGCCACCACCTCCTGAGGAAACGGAAAAGTCGCCCCCACCTCCTATGGGAAATGAAAAGTCACCCCCACCTCCCAAGACAGGGCCCGATCTTCCAATTAAAATACCTAATCCACCAATTGCATTACCTAAACTACCTGGACTACCTACAGTACCATCGCCTCCACAGTCTCCTCCACCAACACCGTCATTGTCTATCAAAGGAATTATTTTTCCACCCGCAGCACCAATTTTACCACCTCTTGTGCCAGGGCTAGCACCAGGGCTACCTCCCCTTCCATTACCTGATCCAATACCTAAACCACCACCAGGTGTTTTACCACCTCCTGTGCCAGGGCTAGCACCAGGGCTACCTCCGCTTCCATTACCTGATCCAGTACCTAAACCACCACCAGTCATTCATGGAAAGTCACCACCATCTCCTCCAAAGTCTCCTCCGCCAACACGACCATTGTCtatccatattcccattttgccACATGTACCACCAATTTTACCACCTCCTGTGCCAGGGCTAGCACCAGGGCTACCTCCCCTTCCATTACCAAATCCAATACCTAAACCACCACCAGGTTCTTTACCACCTCCTGTGCCAGGAGTAGCACCAGGGCTACCTCCCCTTCCATTACCTGATCTAAAACCTAAACCACCACCATCATCGCCACCTCCAGAGTCTCCTCCACTAACATCATCATTCTCCATCCAAGGTGCTATTTTGCCACACATACCACCAGTTTTACCACCTCCTGTGCCAGGGCTAGCACCAGGGCTACCTCCTCTTCCATTACCTGATCCAATACCTAAACCACCACCAGGTACTTTACCACCTCCTGTGCCAGGGCTAGCACCAGGGCTACCTCCCCTTCCATTACCTGATCTAAAACCTAAACCACCACCATCATCGCCACCTCCAGAGTCTCCTCCACTAACATCATCATTATCCATCCAAGGTGCTATTTTGCCACACATACCACCAATTTTACCACCTCCCGTGCCAGGGCTAGCACCAGGGCTACCTCCCCTTCCGTTACCTGATCCAATACCTAAACCACCACCAGGTGCTTTACCACCTCCTGTGCCAGGGCTAGCACCAGGGCTACCTCCCCTTCCATTACCTGATCTAAAACCtaaaccaccaccatcatcaccaccaccagagTCTCCTCCATCAACACCACCATTGTCCAGCCACGGTCCTATTTTTCCACACATACCACCAATTTTACCACCTCCCGTGCCAGGGCTAGCACCAGGGCTACCTCCCCTTCCGTTACCTGATCCAATACCTAAACCACCACCAGGTGCTTTACCACCTCCTGTACCAGGGCTAGCGCCAGGGCTACCTCCCCTTCCTTTACCTGATCTAAAACCTAAACCACCACCATCATCGCCACCTCCAGAGTCTTCTCCACCAACACCACCATTGTCTATCCACGGTCCCATTTTGCCACACATACCACCAATTTTACCACCTCCTGTGCCAGGGCTAGCACCAGGGCTACCTCCCCTTCCATTACCTGATCTAAAACCTAAACCACCACCATCATCGCCACCTCCAGAGTCTCCTCCACTAACATCATCATTATCCATCCAAGGTGCTATTTTGCCACACAAACCACCAGTTTTACCACCTCCTGTGCCAGGGCTAGCACCAGGGCTACCTCCCCTTCCATTACCTGATCCAATACCTAAACCACCACCAGGTACTTTACCACCTCCTGTTCCGGGGGCAGCACCAGGGCTACCTCCCCTTCCGTTACCTGATTTAAAACCtaaaccaccaccatcatcatcaccgcCAGAGTCTCCTCCGTCAACACGATCATTATCAATCCAAGGTGTTATTTTCCCACATGTACCACCGATTTTACCACCTCCTGTGCCAGGGCTAGCACCAGGGCTACCTCCACTTCTGTTACCTGATCCAATACCTAAACCACCACCAGGTGCTTTACCACCTCCTGTTCCGGGGGCAGCACCAGGGCTACCTCCCCTTCCATTACCCGATCCAATACCTAAACCACCACCAGGTGGTTCACCATCATCACCTCCACCACCAACACAATATATTTATGGCAATTCTCTACCAAAACCTCTTAATTCATCAGCACCACCAAAATACATTCATGCAACGTCTCCACCATCATCTCCTAAGTCTCATCCACCACCTCAAACCTTCCATGGTATTATTGATCCACTTCCAGCTCCACCACTACCTCTAATGCCACCACCCGTCCCACTACCACCTCCTGCACCAGGGCTCGCACCAGGGTTACCACCACTTCCAGTACCCgatccaaaattacccaaaccacCTCCGCTTCCGGTACCAGATCCAAAATTACCCCAACCACCTCCACTTCCGATACCCGATCCAAAATTACCCCAACCACCTCCACTTCCGATACCCGATCCAAAATTACCCAACCCACCACCTCTTCCAATACCTAAACCACCGTTATATGTTCATGGAAAGTAG